GGCCAGGCTGCCCTGGCGGAACGGGACCAGCGGCGATGAGACAGGAACAGGTGCACGTCATCGCCGGCAACGCGTTCGCGCTCAGCGACGCCCAGGGTGACATGGAAGTTGACCCGAAGGAGCCGGTCGGGCTCTTCTCGTTCGACACCCGCTTCCTGTCCCACTGGGTGCTCAGCGTTGACGGGGAACGGCTCAACGCGCTCTCCCGCGACGACATGACGTACTTCGAGACCCGGTTCTTCCTGGTCCCGGGCGCGGCGAGCCACTACGTCGACGCTGACGTGTCGGTCATCCGGCACCGTTCGATCCACGACTGCTTCCACGAGCAGATCATCTTGCTCAACCACTCGGCGCATCCTGCCGAGTTCACCGTGCGGATGGAGATGGGCAGCGACTTCGTCGACATCGTCGACGTCGGGCAGCGCAGGCAGCGGGTCGTGCGGGCCACCGCCGACTCCGCGCGCCACCAGCTTGTGCTGCGGTACGCGCGAGAGCGGTTCGTTCGAGAGACCACGGTGAGCAGCACCGCTCCCGCCGAGGTCGACGAGAAGGGGATGACGTTCCGGATCCGGATCGCGCCCGAGGGGAAGTGGGAGACCGACCTGCACGTGACCATGACCATCCGGGGTGAGGGTGGCCGGGATCTGCGCAGCGCTCTGGAGTCGCACCAGCAGATCGTGCGCGGGGGGATGCGCGAGGACCTGGCCGACTGGCTGGACCGGGCCCCGCAGTTGGCGGCGGAACGGGACGGCCTGGAGGCGATGTACCAGGGCAGCCTGGCCGACCTGGCGGCGCTGCGGTACAAGCCGCTGTCGTACAGCAATCGGGTGCCGGTCGGTGGCCTGCCGTGGGCGATGGGGCTGTCCGGGCGGGACAGCATCATCACCTGCCTGCAGACCATGGCGTTCACTCCCGAACTGGCCCCCGCGACGCTGCGGATGCTGGCGCTGTTGCAGGGCGGCCAGCTCGACGACGAGCACGACGAGGAGCCGGGCAAGATCCTGGCCGAGCTCCGTTACGGCGAGTCGGCCGCGTTCGGCGAACGGCCGGACGCGCCGTACTACGGCGCGGCGGACACCACCCCGTTGTTCGTCGTTCTGCTCGACGAGTACGAGCGCTGGTCCGGCGACGTCGACCTGGTCCGCGAGCTGCGGCACCCGGCTCGGATGGCCCTGGACTGGATCGACGAGTACGGCGACCTGACCGGCGACGGGTACCTGCGCTACCAGCGCCGCAACGAGCGGCACGGCGTGCTCAACCAGTGCTGGAAGAACTCCCCGAACGCGATCACCGACGCGCACGGGCGGCAACCGGCCTTTCCCCGGGCCACCTGCGAGTTGCAGGGCTACGCGTACGACGCGAAACGGCGCGGCGCCCGGCTGGCCCGGGAGTTCTGGGGTGACCCCGGGTACGCCGACCGGCTGGAACGGGAGGCCGCGGAGCTGAAGGACCGGTTCAACCGGGACTTCTGGCTGCCGGACCGGGAGTACTACGCGCTGGCGCTGGGGCCGTACGGCGAACCGGTCGACGCGCTGACGTCCAACATCGGGCACCTGCTGTGGAGTGGGATCGTTGCGGATGACCACGCCGAGGCCGTCGCCGAGCACCTGGTCGGGCCGCGGCTGTTCAGCGGTTGGGGGGTGCGGACCTTCGCCACCGGGCAGCGCCCGTACAACCCGGTGGGCTCACACCTGGGAGCGGTGTGGCCGTCAGACAACGCCCTGATCGCCGCCGGGCTGCGGCGCTACCACTTCGATGCGCAGGCGGGCCGGATCGCGGCCGGAATCTTCGACATGGCGCAGACGCTCGGCGGAGCGGTACCGGAGCTGATCGCCGGCTACGAGCGCAGCCTGACGAAGTACCCCGTCCAACTGCCCGCGGCCGGTCGTCCCCAGTCATGGTCGTCGGGCGCGCTGCTGATGCTGCTGGGCACCCTGCTGGGGCTCCGACCCACCGGCGACAACCTGCTGGTCGACCCGGCCCTGCCAAAGGGCTTCGGCCGGGTGGAGCTACTCGACGTCCCAGGCCGCTGGGGCCGCTCGGACGCCTACGGCCGCGACCATTCCACCACCCGAGGCCCCCGAAACCGCCTCCGCTAAACCCCCGCCCCCCGCCCCCTCCCCGTCCCACCCACCCCCCGGTGATCATGAAGTTAGCGTCACGACACGCCGTTGCCGGTGACGCTAACTTCATGATCACCGGGCGGGGTTGGATGGGGAGGGGGAGAGGGAGGGGGAGAGGGAGCGGGGGAGAGGGCGGGGGTTCGGGTGTTTAGGGTGTGGTCTATTCCGATGTAGAGCAGGCCGAGTAGCCAGAAGGCGATGGCGAAGAAGACGGCGCTGATCGCGACTCCGGCGTAGCCCAGCTCGGCCGCGTCCAGGAACGGGTACGGGTACCGGTGCACGACCAGCCCTCGGAGCAGGGCGAAGCCCAGATAGCCCAGCGGGAACGCCAGCCACCAGGCCGCGTACCGAAGGCGCAGCCGGCCGCGTTGGTCGAACAGCACCCAGTCGGCGACCGCCAGCAGCGGTACCACCGTGTGCAGCAGTTGGTTGCCGAGCGCCTCGCCGCCGGACCGGTCCGGCTGGACCATCGCGAACGGGCTCGCCGGGTTGGCCAGCACCAGGTGGTAGACCACGCCGGTGATGGTGATGTAGAGGGTGACCGCGCCGCGCAGCGCCGGCGGTGGGTCGGGCCGGTCCCGCCAGGCCCGCAGAGCGGCGTACCCGGCGAGGGCGCCGACCGCGAGGTTGCTCTGGATGGTGAAGTACGGCAGCAGTCCCGTGACGGTGGCCGGGCCGAGCGCGGTGAGCACGACCCCGGCCAGCACGCTGAACACCACCATCAGGCGCAGGATCGCCGCCGCGCGTCGGCGCCGCAGACTCATCGGGGCAAGCTATCAGCCCACGGTGCCCCGCGCTCCGCTGGACGAACCGCCCGCTGGACGAACCGCCCGCAGGGCCACAGGACCGCAGCGCCGCAGGGCCGCAGCGCCGCAGGGCCGCAGCGCCGCAGGGCCGCAGCGCCGCAGGGCCGCAGCGCCGCAGGGCACGGCCGCCGGGCACGGTTGCCCGGCAGGGCAACTCGGCCCGGCCGCCAGGCGGGGCTGCGGGGCGTCGTCAGTGCGGGTCGCGGGCTGGTGTCGGTTGGCGGTCCCCGGGGGAGGGCCGCCGGTCGGCTGGTTCGCTGCGGTCCGGTCCGGGTGCGGTGGGCCGTCCGGCGGGGAGGGCCGCCGGACGGCTCGTTCCGCTGCGGTTAGGGACGTCGGGCCGACCATCGGGCGGGCCGGGCGACGTCGGACGTCGGCTCGGCACGGCCCCGGGCCGTCCATGGGTCGTGTCCGGAACCGCCTCCGCGGCCAGGACCCGCACGCAGTAGTCCGCCACCTGCTCCGGGCCGCCGGCGGCGGCGATCAGCCCGGAGAAGACCGGGTTGTCCAGTGCCCGGCCGTGGTCGTTTCCGGCGACCGTCTGGTACGCCCGACACCGGCCGACCATCCCACCGGGAACCGAGGTCGGCGGCACCGCCCCGGTCGTGGCGGGTGCGCCCGCGGTGCCCTGCTCGGGTGTAGCCGGGGCGGTCGCGGCGGGCGGCGTCGGGGTGGCCGTGGGTGGGTGCGGCGGACGGGGCGCAACGCCTGTCGCGGCGGCCAGTGCCACCCCGCCGATGGCGGCGAGCGCCAGGGCCGCCACCGAGGCCCGGGCACCGAACCCGGCGAGGGTGCGTGACCGGCGGGCCGGCCGTTGGGCAACGGCCGGCTCAGCCAGGGCACGGCGGAAGGCCTGCACGGCCACGTCTTCGCCGGCCAGCTCGGCGGGGCGGGGTGTGGCGCGTACCGCTGTCATCAGCAGCACGACCGACTGCGGGCCGCCCGATGGGCCGACGATGCTCCCGCCGAGCAGCCGCTCGGCGGTCTCCTGATCGATCCGGTCTGCGTTCATCTCGTGTCCCTCAGCGCCGCTCACCTGTGCGCTGTCACATCCGTTCACGCAGGGCGGACCGGAGGCGCCCCGCGGAAGGTGGACGGTGGGGGAACGTCGCCGTGGCCGGCCGGGCTCAGCCCATGGTCTTGGCGCCGTCGATCGCCTCGCGCAGGATGTCGGCGTGCCCGGCGTGCTGGGACGTCTCGGCGATCAGGTGCAGCAGCACCCGCCGAACCGTCCAGCTCGCCCCCGGCTCGAACCAGGGCGCCTGCGGCAGCGGGTGCGCCGCGTCCAGGTCGAGGGTGGTGATCAGGTCGTCGGTCTGGTCGGCCACCTCCCGGAACCGCACGACCAGACCGGCGAGGGTCTCGCCCGGCGTCATCCGGAACTGACCGGTCCAGTCGACCGCCTCGCGCTGCATCGCCTCCGCGCCGCCCACGGCGAAGCGCATCCACCGCTCCTCGGTGCCGGCCACATGCTTGATGAGGCCGCCGAGGCACAGCTCGCTGACGGTGGTGCAGGTGGCCGCCTGTTCGTCGGTCAGCCCGTCCACGGTCTGCAACAGGAAACCCCGGTGCCGGCGCAGCGTCTGCAGCAGGTCTGCCCGCTCTCCGGTGAGCTGCTCGGTGCTGGTCATGGTGCCGCCCTTCGGTCGAAGTTCGCTCGGCGCCAGCGTAGGACGCGGCACCGATACTTCCGGCTCGACACGGTGGCGGCGTGGGCCGCCAGCGGTTGCCGATCCACGCGCGGGGCGGTCCACTGAATGACATGGGTGTGATTAAGGTGGGTACGTCCTCCTGGGCCGACCAGTCGCTGCTGCGCTCCGGGTGGTACCCGCGTTCGGCCAACACGCCGGCCGGCCGGCTGGGTTTCTACGCGGGCCGCTTCCCGCTGGTCGAGGTGGACACCTCCTACTACGCGATCCCCGCACCGGAGACCACCCAGGGCTGGGTCGACGCCACACCGGACGACTTCACCTTCGACGTCAAGGCGTTCAGCCTCTTCACCGGTCACCCGACGCCGGTCGCCGCGCTGCCCCGCGACCTGCGGCCGGCCGCCGGTCCGAGCCGGATCCGTCGCCGCGACCTGCCGGAGCGGGCGTACGACGAGCTGTGGTCCCGGTTCCGAGCTGCGCTGGCCCCGGTCACGGCCGCCGGCAAGCTGGGTGTGGTGCTGCTGCAGTTCCCGCCGTGGCTGGTACGCGGCGCCGCCGCCGAGCGCCGGATCATCGAGTTGGCGCAGCGGTGCCGGCCGTGGCGGGTCGCCGTGGAGCTGCGGCACGGGTCCTGGTTCGACGGTTCGGCCGCACCCAACACGATGGACCTGCTGCGTGCGCACGACCTCTCACTGGTCTGCGTCGACATGCCGCAGGGGCACCCGTCGTCGGTACCACCGATCCTGGCCACCACGGCGGAGCCGGCGATCGTCCGGTTCCACGGCCACAGCGGCGCCTGGCGCGACGGCGACAAGCAGGACAAGTTCCGCTACGCGTACGCCGAGGAGGAGCTCCGGCACTGGGCCGGGCTGCTGGCCGAGCTGGCTGGGTCGGCCGACGAACTGCACGTGCTGTTCAACAACTGCTGCGCCGGCCAGGCCCAGCGCGACGCGACCCGGCTGGCACAGCTGCTCACCGAGACCATGCTCTGGCCCGAGCCCCGCGAAGACCGACGGGACGTCCCCGCCCGGGCCGCGTCCACCAATTGACGGTGCCCGGCAACGGCGTCCGGAGCACCACCGCCCTGGGAGCGCCAGCCGCCGCCGGCCGGAGACCGGCGGCGGGCGTCGCGGGTTGTGCTAGGACCGCCGGCCGCGGCTACGCAGCGCGTCCTGGCTGCGTTCGTTGATGTCCGCGTCGTCCGGGAAGGTCCGGCCGCTGGGTGCCGGGTCCGGTGGCGCACCCGGGCCGGCCTCGGGGGTGCGGGTGGGTTCCACCGAGCCGAAGCCGTGCCGACCGGCCGGGTTGGCTCGGCCCGCCGGGGCGCCCGCGCGGCGTTCCCCGCGATGCCCCTCGGGCACCGCCGTCTCCTCGCTGCCCTCGTCCATCGGGGAGTCCTCGCCCGTGCCCCACGGCGGTTCGGCATCGAAGCCGTCTCTGGTGCCCCATGGCTCGACCGCCTCCGGCACCAGCCGATCGCCGCCGCCCTTGCGTCCCTCGTGCGCCATCGTGGTCACCTCAGCTCGTCGGTCCGCCGCTATGGGCGGACGATTGCCCGTCCCCGGGCCGGTCATGCCGGTCCCGGCGGACCGTGCGCCGTACCCCGGTCGTGCCCGGTGGTTGCGTGGGGCCGGCCGGCGCCCCGCCGTCAAGGAGCCGGCAGGGTGCCGCCCGGCCCCATGCTCAGCGTCCGGCCATCGCCATCGGCCGCTTGCCGTTGCTCATGGTCGCCATGCTTGCCATCTTGGCCATCCCCTTCGGGGCGCTCATCAGCCCGCTGGCGCGGCCGAGCATCCCCCGGAACACCTGGCCGGGCTTCTGCTGCTCGCCCATGTACGCGGTGATCACCACCAGGGTCCCGGTCAGTGCCGGGATGGCCCACTGGAGCAGCTTCATCTGCCGCTGCGAGGAGGCCACGCTGGCCGGAGTCTGGTGGTTCGGCTCGGTGGCACCGTTCACCGGTGGGGCACCCGCCTTCTCCAACCGCATGCCGATCAGCCGGCTGTAGCCGGTCACCGCGAGCGCGCCGATCGTCAGCGCCGTCTTGATGGTGCTGGCCCGGGCGACCCCTGACTGGGCGGCCATCCGTGGGCTCTCCGTCACCAGCTCGCCGACCGCCCCGGCCAGGTGAGCGCCGATCGCCGCCGCGTTGACCGGGGTCCACTTGGACCATCCTGCCGAGGCGACCGGGAGACGCTGGGTCGAGTCGCTGATCTTCGCCGCTGCGCCGTTGACGCCGAGCGCTCCCATCAGGGAGCCGCCGAACCAGGCCGCCAGGCCCAGATCGTGCATCGAGCGCAGTGCGGTATGCCGTTCGGACATCTGATCCCCTTCCGCCGTGTCGGGCGCTGCGGCTTACCCGCCGCCCGGGCCGCTAACCCCGCCCCGTGCGTGCCGAACCGGCGCCGCATCGGTACGTCGGGGACGTCAGGGACATCGGTTCGCTGCGGTGCCGGACCGCCGCCGGCAGGAGTCGTCCGGTCGGTGGCGGGTAGATGTCGGGGGACGCTGACGGAGAGGGGAACGGGATGTCGCAGCCGGACGAGAGCCGGGAAAAGACCGCCAAAACCGACGCGGTGCTGATGCATCCGGACAACGACCCGCACAGGAACATCGCCGAGGTCGCCCCACGCAAGGACCACGGTGAGGTCCGGGTGGAGCGCGACGGCAAGCTGGTGCCGCTGGACCAGGAGGAGTGAGCGGGCCGGTCGGGCGGCCACCGACCGGTCGGCCGGTACGGCTCAGCGGGGCGGCAGGTCGCTGGCGAAACCGGCGATCCGCTGCGCCAGCGGGGTGGCCGCCCGGACCCAGGTGAAGTGGTCCAGCGCCGCGCCGGCCTGCGCCACTGTGTACCGCTCCCGGGTCACCGGGGCCGCGGTGAGCTTCCCGCAGAGGTGATCCATGGTCTCGTGCGGGGTGTACTGGTCGTCGTCGACGCTGACGGCCAGCACCGGGGTCCGCACCGCGCGCACCGCCGCCTCGGTGTCCGTACCGTCGAGACGGGGGAAGCGGCCGGTCCGCGCGGTGTACGCCCAGTCCCGGATCACCCCACGCGCCTGCCGGCCGCCGAAGCCCCACCCCGGCCAGACCCCGAGCAGCGCCGTGGTGGCGGCGATCCCCTGCGTGTACGGCAGCACGCCGACGCCACGCCGGCCGGGATAGCTTCGCCAGTACGGGATTCCGACCGCGACCAGCGCCAGCCCGTCCACCGCGTCGGCGCCGTGCAGGGCGAGGTGCAGCAGCGCGGCCTGCCCCCCGAGTGAGTGCCCGAGCAGCAGCCGGGTGCGGCCGTCCAGCTGCGGCTTGAGCGCGGCCAGGACAGTGCCCACGTCGTCGGCCAGCTCGGTGTAGCCGTGCCGGTCGGCGCGACTCGGCGCGGGGGTGCTCGTCCCGGTACCGCGCAGGTCGGCGACGACCACGGCCAGCCCGGCGGCGCGGAGCGCGGTGGCGAACGGCCGGTAGTAGCGGGCCCGCACCCCCATCGCCGGCCAGATCACCACCACCGGCGCACCCGCCGGGCCGGTCGGCTCCGGATAGATCTGCACGCCGAGCCGACCGCCGGCGATGTCAACGAACTCCTGCGCGTACTCCGGGTCCCCGTTCACGGGCCTAGCCTACGGGCCTAGGTTACCGACGGGTAGCCGCAGGCGTCGGACGACCGGTTCGAGCCGACGTGGCCGGACACGACGGAGGCCCCGCCGGGTGGCGGGGCCTCCGGTGACGATTCCGGTCAGGATACGGAGATCGTCCCGTTGCTGGCGCGAACGCAGGCCACCGACCGCGCGCTGGTGGCGGCCGCGCCGGCCAGGCACTGGCCGAGCACCTGGTGCCCGGTGGCGTTCGGGTGCCACGACTCCTGGCAGGTCTGGAAGTAACTGACGCAGGTGTTGGCGATCCGCTGAATGTCGATCTTGTCCTTGCCGGAGAGGCTGGTGACGAAGGTGCCGCTCGCGCCGTCCTGCAGCCGGATCGGGGTGGCCAGCGCGCCG
The nucleotide sequence above comes from Micromonospora sp. NBC_00389. Encoded proteins:
- a CDS encoding amylo-alpha-1,6-glucosidase, encoding MRQEQVHVIAGNAFALSDAQGDMEVDPKEPVGLFSFDTRFLSHWVLSVDGERLNALSRDDMTYFETRFFLVPGAASHYVDADVSVIRHRSIHDCFHEQIILLNHSAHPAEFTVRMEMGSDFVDIVDVGQRRQRVVRATADSARHQLVLRYARERFVRETTVSSTAPAEVDEKGMTFRIRIAPEGKWETDLHVTMTIRGEGGRDLRSALESHQQIVRGGMREDLADWLDRAPQLAAERDGLEAMYQGSLADLAALRYKPLSYSNRVPVGGLPWAMGLSGRDSIITCLQTMAFTPELAPATLRMLALLQGGQLDDEHDEEPGKILAELRYGESAAFGERPDAPYYGAADTTPLFVVLLDEYERWSGDVDLVRELRHPARMALDWIDEYGDLTGDGYLRYQRRNERHGVLNQCWKNSPNAITDAHGRQPAFPRATCELQGYAYDAKRRGARLAREFWGDPGYADRLEREAAELKDRFNRDFWLPDREYYALALGPYGEPVDALTSNIGHLLWSGIVADDHAEAVAEHLVGPRLFSGWGVRTFATGQRPYNPVGSHLGAVWPSDNALIAAGLRRYHFDAQAGRIAAGIFDMAQTLGGAVPELIAGYERSLTKYPVQLPAAGRPQSWSSGALLMLLGTLLGLRPTGDNLLVDPALPKGFGRVELLDVPGRWGRSDAYGRDHSTTRGPRNRLR
- a CDS encoding Pr6Pr family membrane protein, coding for MSLRRRRAAAILRLMVVFSVLAGVVLTALGPATVTGLLPYFTIQSNLAVGALAGYAALRAWRDRPDPPPALRGAVTLYITITGVVYHLVLANPASPFAMVQPDRSGGEALGNQLLHTVVPLLAVADWVLFDQRGRLRLRYAAWWLAFPLGYLGFALLRGLVVHRYPYPFLDAAELGYAGVAISAVFFAIAFWLLGLLYIGIDHTLNTRTPALSPAPSPPPSPPPHPTPPGDHEVSVTGNGVS
- a CDS encoding DinB family protein produces the protein MTSTEQLTGERADLLQTLRRHRGFLLQTVDGLTDEQAATCTTVSELCLGGLIKHVAGTEERWMRFAVGGAEAMQREAVDWTGQFRMTPGETLAGLVVRFREVADQTDDLITTLDLDAAHPLPQAPWFEPGASWTVRRVLLHLIAETSQHAGHADILREAIDGAKTMG
- a CDS encoding DUF72 domain-containing protein → MGVIKVGTSSWADQSLLRSGWYPRSANTPAGRLGFYAGRFPLVEVDTSYYAIPAPETTQGWVDATPDDFTFDVKAFSLFTGHPTPVAALPRDLRPAAGPSRIRRRDLPERAYDELWSRFRAALAPVTAAGKLGVVLLQFPPWLVRGAAAERRIIELAQRCRPWRVAVELRHGSWFDGSAAPNTMDLLRAHDLSLVCVDMPQGHPSSVPPILATTAEPAIVRFHGHSGAWRDGDKQDKFRYAYAEEELRHWAGLLAELAGSADELHVLFNNCCAGQAQRDATRLAQLLTETMLWPEPREDRRDVPARAASTN
- a CDS encoding alpha/beta hydrolase family protein, translated to MNGDPEYAQEFVDIAGGRLGVQIYPEPTGPAGAPVVVIWPAMGVRARYYRPFATALRAAGLAVVVADLRGTGTSTPAPSRADRHGYTELADDVGTVLAALKPQLDGRTRLLLGHSLGGQAALLHLALHGADAVDGLALVAVGIPYWRSYPGRRGVGVLPYTQGIAATTALLGVWPGWGFGGRQARGVIRDWAYTARTGRFPRLDGTDTEAAVRAVRTPVLAVSVDDDQYTPHETMDHLCGKLTAAPVTRERYTVAQAGAALDHFTWVRAATPLAQRIAGFASDLPPR